A genomic segment from Solenopsis invicta isolate M01_SB chromosome 5, UNIL_Sinv_3.0, whole genome shotgun sequence encodes:
- the LOC105199985 gene encoding LOW QUALITY PROTEIN: probable phenylalanine--tRNA ligase, mitochondrial (The sequence of the model RefSeq protein was modified relative to this genomic sequence to represent the inferred CDS: deleted 1 base in 1 codon) — protein MWYITCRFCKQTLKNNVKTVNRTVSVATNVNKSNELVLQGQKYVTDDWTNITPSIIAKLGRNLHIQQYHPLSLLRQRIVNYFYGQFRSKSGTPSFSIYDNICPIVTVAQNFDSLLVPKDHPSRKKTDCYFVNQDTLLRAHTPRIKQNTAHQAELISMGLNNFLVIGDVYRRDEIDSTHYPIFHQVDAVRLRTSQEIFHNVNDSESLKLFEHRGTESVEKQACHSLEAVKVMEQELKSTLISLAQAIFGKDVQCRWVEQYFPFTHPSWELEILYNDNWLEIVGCGIMRQEIVQKSGAVDRISGAVDRIGWAFGLGLERLAMRLYNIPDIRLFWSNDAGFLHQFKVDDFNARIQYKPVSVYPSCTNDLSFWLPEDGSYSSYDFYDIVREIGGDTIEQISLKDEFTHPKTKKTSHCYNIVYRHMERTLTKREVNKIHDQISKTTVAKLNVIIR, from the exons atgtg GTATATTACATGTCGCTTCTGCAAGCAGACGCTAAAAAACAATGTGAAAACAGTCAATAGGACAGTCTCAGTGGCCACCAATGTTAATAAGAGCAACGAGCTGGTGCTCCAGGGTCAGAAATATGTAACAGACGACTGGACGAACATCACGCCGAGCATTATTGCTAAATTGGGAAGAAATCTGCATATTCAGCAATACCATCCGCTCTCGCTTTTACGTCAACGCATCGTCAATTACTTTTATGGACAGTTCCGCAGTAAAAGCGGAACCCCGTCATTCAGTATCTACGATAATATATGTCCAATAGTCACGGTTGCACAAAACTTTGATTCCCTTTTAGTACCGAAGGATCACCCAAGTAGAAAGAAAACTGattgttattttgtaaatcaagATACGTTGCTCAGAGCGCACACT CCGCGCATCAAGCAGAATACCGCGCATCAAGCAGAATTGATCTCGATGGGtttgaataattttcttgttattGGGGATGTGTACCGACGTGACGAGATTGATAGTACGCACTATCCGATCTTTCACCAAGTTGACGCGGTCAGATTGCGTACGTCGCAAGAAATATTTCACAATGTGAACGATTCTGAAAGTCTGAAGTTGTTCGAGCACAGAGGAACCGAGAGTGTCGAGAAACAGGCTTGTCATAGTTTAGAAGCGGTAAAAGTGATGGAGCAGGAACTGAAAAGTACCCTGATTAGTTTAGCACAAGCTATTTTTGGGAAAG ATGTGCAATGCCGATGGGTTGAGCAATACTTTCCATTCACTCATCCGTCGTGGGAGCTAGAAATATTGTACAACGACAATTGGCTTGAAATAGTAGGCTGCGGTATTATGCGCCAAGAAATTGTACAGAAATCCGGTGCCGTGGATCGAATCTCCGGTGCCGTGGATCGAATCGGATGGGCGTTCGGACTCGGCTTGGAACGTCTGGCCATGCGCCTGTATAATATTCCAGATATAAGATTATTCTGGAGCAACGATGCAGGTTTTCTACATCAATTCAAAGTAGACGATTTTAATGCGCGTATCCAATACAAG cCCGTCAGTGTATATCCATCTTGCACCAATGACTTAAGTTTCTGGTTGCCAGAAGATGGAAGTTATTCTTCTTACGACTTCTACGATATAGTTAGAGAAATAGGTGGTGATACTATTGAGCAGATTTCATTGAAAGACGAATTCACCCAtccaaaaactaaaaaaacatCTCATTGCTACAACATAGTGTATAGACACATGGAACGCACATTGACTAAGAGGGAAGTCAATAAAATTCATGATCAAATAAGTAAAACGACAGTTGCTAAACTTAATGTAATTATCCGATGA